From the genome of Jaculus jaculus isolate mJacJac1 chromosome 17, mJacJac1.mat.Y.cur, whole genome shotgun sequence:
ACAATAACCTCCGGGGCACCTCCCAACATACTTCTAGGGGCGAGATTAAATGCCCTGGCTGGGACTGCAAGGAGCCCAGACCACTCCCAGCAGTTCTAGCTCTCATGTGTCCCACCTGTGACCTTTGGGTTAGCCACTGGCTTACAAATCAAGCCTCATGCTCTAGAAGCTCAAGCTGAGGGCAATAGGTATGGCACCTACAGTGCCATACCTATTGCCAGGGTTCTGCGCTGCCAGTCCACAGTACAGTGATCTGCTGGACACTGTCCTGGGCTGCAGAGGATGCTTGACAGATGTCTCCTAACAACCTAGAGCACGACAGGGTGAGGGGCACCGGGGTACAGCAGAAAGAAGCAAgccagcccagtgtggtggtgtacacctttaatcccagaactcgagaggcagaggtaggagatcgccatgaattcgaggccaccctgagactccacagtgaattccaggtcagcctggactacaaccagaccccaccttggaaaaaggcaaaaagaatCAAGGTGGCTTCTTCCAGAAGAGGATGATAGGGAGACTTCCTGAAGTCCTCTCTTAAGAACCAGCTGGCAACTCCTTCAGAGGATCAGACCCTCACTTCCAGCTTCTTCACCAGGATTATGAGGAACCCATGTTGCACAGGAAGAGAAGCCTACCTGCTGACATGCCCAAATGCCAGCAGAGGGATAAAGCAGCTGAGCGCCATTAGGTTCTGGCTGTCtcagaagatggggaggggatcaAGAGGCCAAGCAGCTCAGGACTTGCCTGGGACAAATCTGGTGAAGGAGGGGGCTTGGGCTCCACTGAGCTCAGGACTATTCTTGGAGCCTGAGTCAGTGGCAAATTGAGGCAAAGGATTCTTGCCCTGCCTGTCCAGACAGCAGTTAGAAACCAAATGGGAACACTGTGCCCCAGGCTATCCTCTTCTAAATCCAGAGCAAACACTCTAGAGAGGTTTCTGCAGGGACTCCCGAGAGTGGCTATGTCCAGGGTCTTCAGTGCGGTTTTCCACATAGCCCCGTTTCCAGGCTGAGATCCCTATTAGTGCACAGGCTAGTCTTATACTTTCCACTCCCACACCCCACTCTAGGGACAGGCTGTCTGAGGAATGTCCCCCATGTAGCTGAGTGGAAACATCTGGGCTCGGCTcactgaaagcatcaaaggcttCCGGCCTCTATGTTGCAGCCCCCACACTTGTGATGAGGGCACATCGGCCTGGGGGAAGATGAAGGGTCCAGAGCATGTAGAATAGCGAGTGGAGGGAAGTCCTAGCTGCCCCACCTACTGCCTGATAGACTCCATGCCAATGCTAAAGAAGGACAACACAGCTCTCAACAGGAGTTTATTGGTGGTAATTGGCTGCACCGGTTTGAACAGCAGAGATGACATATTTGTGGCAGGGGACCATGAGCCTCAGCCCCGCCCACTTGCCTACCCAGGCATCCTGCCTAGAAGCGCAGCCAGAACATGCCGCTGCGGATCCGGTTGTAGTCTGAAAGCTGCTCAATGGGCCCTGTGGGGATAAGGTAAGGAGTTAGGGTGGAGTGCCTGGCCTGCACAGGGGCACCTGGCCCGGTGCCACACCCAGTAGGAGCAGCTGCCCAGAGCAGCACAAGACAGGCTTTGAGTGAAAAGACGGAAGAGCGCATTCCTCCAGGGGTGCAGGGCCTGCCCCTTCATGCTTGGGCTCCTGGAGCCCCACCCCAGGTGCAGGGTGCCCGTTACCTAGTGGGTGGGGTTAGGGGGAATAATTCACAGAGACAGTTTGGCAGGGAGTCAGGGAGCTGCTTGGACAGGTTtgctgagcagctctggcagccaggCTATAGGGAAGAACCTTTTGGGGGCCTCACCTTGCTTCTCTCAGTGTGGGCTGGGGCAAGGGGGAGCACAGGCAGAAAAAGGGGCCAGATAATGGCCTGAATAAAATGACAAAGAGCTGGCTTTTGGATCACTCACCCAATCCAGCCACTGCTGGACACTGGTCATAGAAGTATTTGGAGCAGATCTCACGCACCGTACGGGCATCTACCTCCTGCAAGGGGAAGCAGAGGGCACATTGAATGACAGGCACTAGGCACCACCTCAGCTTGCCAGCCCTTCGCAGCTGACCCGCGTCTTCCAGGGGCAGTAGGGAGGTGCTCTCCACATCCGAGGGAGTGTGTGCAGGGCTCTCTGACTTGCTGACCCTCCCGCACGCCTACAGCCATCACTGCCTCTACTCCTGCTCTTGGCAGCTGCAGAGGACAACAGAGATGCCTGTGGGGGCAATCTCTGTTGTCAGGGGGCAACTCCCAACTCCACAGAGATCTGCCAGGCCAAGACTCCAGACCGTCCTAGGGGCCCATTTACCGAAATTCGGCTCTCCCACTCAGCCAGGGGGATGCGGCGACCATAGGTCAGGAGGCTGCGACCGATGTCCTCACACACAGGAGTGGTACCTTCAAGGGTGAGGGAAGGCTTAGAGGTCTGCCTGGCCCACTCTGGATCCACACATATACAACTTCAGTATCAGGCTGACAAGGACCTGTAAGACCCTGTTTATGTACCAACCAACCCGTTACTGTCAGAACAGGATGCTGATCTGCACCCGAAGCTGCAAGCCCTTATGTTGGGTGGCAGAGTATGGCAAActtaaaggtttttctttcattccttttcctctcacttttttcttatttttaaaaatatgttttagccgggcgtggtggtgcacacctttaatcccagcactcgggaggcagagttaggaggactgctgtaagttcaaggccaccctgagactacacagttaattccaggtcagcctgacccagagtgagaccctacctcgaaaaaccaaaaaaaaaaaaagttttatttatttatttgagagagaaagagaataagcgtgccaaggcctctagccactgcaaaccaactccagatgcatgcagtccccctgtctatctggcttatgtgggtcctggagaatcaaactgggattctttggctttgcaggcaagcgccttaacagctaaaccatctctccagaaaaccccccccccctttgagatagggtctcatgaagCCCTGTCTGGCCCCATGACCTCACACTCCttcctgaccttcctgcctccaccacctaagtgctaggattatatgtgtgtaccaccacaactggctaaggtgttcctttctttttcgaagtagggtctggctcgctctcttgcccaggctgacctggaactcactatgtagtctcaaggtggtctcaaactcacagtgatcctcctacctctgtctcctgagtgctggggttaaaggcgtgcagcactaCGTTTGGCTCAAGGTGCTCCTTTCTAACCTTGGTTAAGGAATGGTCGTCACTAGAGCTGGCAGTGCAGTCACGATCAGGATACACTCTACCCTTGCCTATAGGGCTACAGGACTTACCATCCAGATGAGACACCAGGGCATTCCTGAGGATGTTTTTACCCCGAGTCACCTCACTCTCTGTAGCACTGGTACATAGACGCATCCTAAGCAGGGTGTAGAGAGAGGAGGTATAGCAATGCTCATTCTGGTAGGCAGTATGTCAAATTAACACTATTGTACCCAGGGTGACACTCACCACTGGCCTTGCAAGAAGAACACCATGTCGTCGATGTTCATGCGGTCGCAGACAAAGTGTGCGCCCAGCAGCCCAGTGTCGGAATAGCAGATGTTGAAGGTCTGGAAACTCTGGCACAGCTTTTTCGTTGCAGCAACTGAAGccagtgggctggacagatgctgCCAGCAACAAGGGTGTCAGCATCCTCTCTTATTTGTGGCCCACACCCTGAACCCCAGAGCTCATAAAACACAACCCAGTACCCTCTTCTCCCTGAAGGCAAGGTGCCATTCTAGTTCCTGGCACTTACCATTCCACCAACATAACTGCAGTCATAGTGGCCAATGATGGCACTGGCCACTTGGAGGGCCACGTTGTCCGGGTTAGCCCAGCCAGGCCCCTCTACTGCAATGGCTATATGAGCCAAAGGCAGAGCATCATCACGGTGGCGGATCTGAAACAGTGTATGTCAACAAAATGACTTGTAGGGCTAATACAAAGGATGGCTGGTGTGGGCGTCCTTGCCAAGTCCTGCGGTATCTCTCGCATCACAAAGATAACCATGCACACAGGATTACCCCAGAGGTCCTTAGCTAGCACCACCCAAGTCCACCAGGCAGCGCACCTCACTCCCAGTGAAACGGCACGGACTCAGAGCTGGCATAGCGTCCTCTTCGTATGTCCCAGAGACACTACCAAAGTACTTCTGGGCCAGGTCTAGCAGTTGCCGGTGCTCTACCCCTGCGCAGACAGAATGGGGTTAGTGAATGACCAGGGACCCAAGGCACAGGGTGGGGGAACCACAGGAAGCGTAGAGCACATTTTTATAAGAAGGAAGACATGACTTCAGAATGGGATGAAGAGGGTGATCCACACCCCGACTGCCAAGAGCACAGGATAGAATCTT
Proteins encoded in this window:
- the LOC101611796 gene encoding cytochrome b-c1 complex subunit 1, mitochondrial, which produces MAASAVCRAAGTGARVLLRTRRPPALLRSPALRGTATFAQALQNLPETQVSQLDNGLRVASEQSSQPTCTVGVWIDAGSRYENEKNNGAGYFVEHLAFKGTKNRPGTALEKEVESMGAHLNAYSTREHTAYYIKAMSKDLPKVVELLADIVQNCSLEDSQIEKERDVILREMQENDASMQDVVFDYLHATAFQGTPLAQAVEGPSENVRKLSRADLTEYLSRHYKAPRMVLAAAGGVEHRQLLDLAQKYFGSVSGTYEEDAMPALSPCRFTGSEIRHRDDALPLAHIAIAVEGPGWANPDNVALQVASAIIGHYDCSYVGGMHLSSPLASVAATKKLCQSFQTFNICYSDTGLLGAHFVCDRMNIDDMVFFLQGQWMRLCTSATESEVTRGKNILRNALVSHLDGTTPVCEDIGRSLLTYGRRIPLAEWESRISEVDARTVREICSKYFYDQCPAVAGLGPIEQLSDYNRIRSGMFWLRF